The following are encoded together in the Proteiniphilum saccharofermentans genome:
- a CDS encoding phosphodiester glycosidase family protein has product MNRILLYSFLVLFSFIVSACQEKSNTIDYNIEYIKSVEVISPHAENVVFDNFAHFISIDFPTNTDITDVKVKFTLAPGVSMENPKEETSQYDLSKEATFEIRYEGRIILFRIKSNFVVTPPDPNARGWEKKNDFGGLPTYLSVYKYTRKVEEKNVQAYIAVADMNDKEARFSVLGEAQGTKTPSQFFDSSNKSVVLLNAGYFWDGHSLGLIVRDGKTVKPAQPMVWRNYNGESTVYYPTQGIFGLVSDGEFHAHWGYESDGKLFVYPSPAPNKAGEKPQDIPSDKFPQGAQQWTPKDAIGAGPVLIKNGEYKNTWENELFDASSGIGPTINNPRSAIGYRPSGHLIFFVCEGRNKTPDTPGLTLKNVADLLLDLGCTEAINLDGGGSSCMLINGKETIIPSDGNQRAITSVVALY; this is encoded by the coding sequence ATGAACCGGATTTTGCTTTATAGCTTTTTAGTTCTATTCTCTTTCATTGTATCCGCATGCCAGGAGAAATCAAACACAATTGATTATAATATAGAGTATATCAAATCAGTAGAAGTAATCTCTCCTCATGCTGAAAATGTAGTATTTGATAATTTTGCACATTTTATTTCCATCGATTTTCCGACAAATACGGACATTACAGATGTTAAAGTGAAGTTCACTTTAGCTCCCGGTGTAAGTATGGAAAATCCCAAGGAGGAAACTTCGCAATATGACTTATCCAAAGAGGCTACATTTGAAATCCGATATGAAGGGCGAATAATATTGTTCCGGATTAAATCGAATTTTGTTGTTACTCCTCCCGATCCAAACGCCCGTGGATGGGAAAAGAAAAATGATTTCGGAGGACTTCCTACTTATCTCTCCGTGTACAAATACACCCGGAAAGTAGAAGAAAAAAATGTACAGGCTTACATTGCGGTAGCCGATATGAATGATAAAGAAGCCCGATTTTCTGTATTAGGTGAAGCGCAAGGCACAAAAACGCCTTCCCAGTTTTTCGATAGTTCAAACAAATCTGTTGTATTGTTAAATGCCGGTTATTTTTGGGACGGGCATTCCCTGGGATTAATTGTACGGGACGGAAAAACAGTAAAACCGGCACAACCCATGGTTTGGCGCAACTATAACGGAGAAAGTACTGTTTATTATCCAACACAAGGTATTTTCGGGTTAGTATCCGATGGTGAATTTCATGCACATTGGGGCTATGAATCAGATGGAAAACTTTTCGTATATCCATCTCCTGCGCCCAATAAAGCTGGTGAAAAACCACAGGATATTCCATCGGACAAGTTCCCACAAGGAGCACAACAGTGGACTCCAAAAGATGCGATTGGGGCAGGACCGGTATTGATAAAAAACGGTGAATACAAGAACACTTGGGAAAATGAGTTGTTCGACGCTTCCAGCGGCATCGGCCCCACTATAAACAATCCACGTTCCGCCATAGGGTACAGACCTTCAGGCCACCTTATATTTTTCGTATGCGAGGGACGCAACAAAACGCCTGATACACCGGGTCTCACCCTTAAAAATGTTGCCGACTTATTGCTCGATTTAGGTTGCACGGAAGCAATCAATCTTGACGGAGGAGGTTCCTCCTGTATGCTTATCAACGGGAAAGAAACAATTATTCCAAGCGACGGTAACCAACGCGCCATCACCAGCGTGGTTGCATTATATTAA
- a CDS encoding Gfo/Idh/MocA family protein, translating to MTYSRRKFLKTAAMGAAGLTIVPNTVLGKARGYTSPSDKLNIAGIGVGGMGRRNLANMKTENIVALCDVDWKYASKTFNDYPKAKQFKDWRAMFDQMGKSIDAIMVATPDHTHAGVAAHAITLGKHAYVQKPLTHSVYESRLLTRLTEEYRVATQMGNQGNSFDWCRQITEWVQSGVIGDVYEAHCWTDRPIWPQGLGEPKGGVPVPSTLDWDLFIGPAKKRPYDPAYTPWNWRGFWDFGTGALGDMACHIMDPLYWALDLKYPVSVSASSTLANLYSPPQAQKVIYKFPARPAKGKINMPELTVHWYDGGLLPDRPEELEDGEMMGDSNGGIILVGTKGKIMTGCYGMNPTLLPTSKMSGFKQPEPTIPRIKGGNGNIWDTNAHEQDWIRACKESPDNRTEASSNFRFSGPFNEMVVMGVLAVRLSGLQGLHRELQWDGENMQFTNISPTDKISIVTHDEYAVIDGDPKFDRRFAEFNALEMANEWIKHTYENGFTLPDMPR from the coding sequence ATGACTTATTCACGCAGAAAGTTCTTAAAGACTGCGGCCATGGGAGCCGCCGGTCTTACCATAGTTCCCAATACGGTACTTGGGAAAGCGCGGGGATATACTTCTCCAAGCGACAAACTGAACATTGCCGGTATCGGCGTGGGAGGAATGGGACGCCGCAACCTGGCGAACATGAAAACAGAAAACATCGTTGCACTTTGCGATGTCGACTGGAAATACGCCTCGAAAACGTTCAACGATTATCCTAAGGCCAAGCAGTTTAAAGACTGGAGGGCAATGTTCGACCAGATGGGTAAATCCATCGACGCTATTATGGTGGCAACTCCCGACCATACCCATGCCGGGGTAGCCGCCCATGCCATTACTTTGGGAAAACATGCTTATGTACAAAAACCATTGACTCATTCCGTCTATGAATCCAGACTGCTTACCAGACTCACCGAAGAATACAGGGTGGCAACCCAAATGGGGAATCAGGGAAATTCATTCGACTGGTGCCGGCAGATAACCGAATGGGTACAATCGGGCGTGATCGGCGATGTATACGAAGCGCATTGCTGGACAGACCGTCCCATCTGGCCCCAGGGGTTGGGTGAACCCAAAGGAGGTGTACCCGTTCCCTCCACGCTGGACTGGGATCTGTTTATCGGCCCTGCTAAAAAACGTCCTTATGATCCTGCATATACTCCCTGGAACTGGCGCGGATTCTGGGATTTCGGGACAGGAGCATTGGGCGACATGGCATGCCATATCATGGATCCGCTATACTGGGCATTGGATCTGAAGTATCCGGTGAGTGTGTCGGCAAGTTCCACATTAGCGAATCTTTATTCTCCGCCACAGGCACAGAAAGTAATCTATAAATTCCCGGCACGTCCGGCAAAGGGGAAGATCAATATGCCCGAATTGACCGTACATTGGTATGACGGGGGATTACTCCCCGATAGGCCGGAAGAGCTGGAAGACGGGGAAATGATGGGTGACTCGAACGGGGGGATCATACTGGTTGGGACCAAAGGGAAAATCATGACCGGTTGTTACGGGATGAATCCGACATTACTGCCTACCTCAAAAATGTCTGGTTTCAAACAGCCCGAACCTACGATACCACGCATCAAAGGCGGGAACGGAAATATCTGGGATACGAACGCCCACGAACAGGACTGGATCAGGGCCTGCAAGGAATCCCCGGATAACAGAACCGAGGCTTCGTCGAATTTCCGGTTTTCAGGCCCTTTCAACGAAATGGTGGTAATGGGAGTTCTGGCCGTACGCCTTTCCGGTCTGCAGGGATTGCACCGTGAACTGCAATGGGACGGGGAGAACATGCAATTTACCAATATATCCCCGACCGATAAGATCAGCATTGTCACGCACGATGAATATGCCGTGATTGATGGCGATCCGAAATTCGACAGAAGGTTTGCGGAGTTCAATGCCCTGGAGATGGCGAACGAATGGATAAAGCATACCTACGAAAACGGGTTTACGCTACCGGATATGCCCCGGTAA
- a CDS encoding type II toxin-antitoxin system VapC family toxin gives MRYYLDTNILYFILSDRYDEIDRDVKAILDDYSSIVYVSNIVVQELIFLYRIGKFRYKLYKSEKDLIGAIEENDIRIIYSNEYHLKTYTSLQIAEGHKDINDHVIIAQAISDQIPLISSDHEFKNYTDQGLDFILNRR, from the coding sequence ATGAGGTATTATTTAGATACGAACATCCTGTATTTTATTTTGTCAGATCGGTATGATGAGATAGATCGTGATGTGAAGGCTATACTTGACGATTATTCCTCGATTGTATATGTGAGTAATATCGTTGTGCAGGAACTAATCTTTTTGTACCGTATCGGGAAGTTCAGGTATAAATTATACAAATCTGAAAAGGACTTAATAGGAGCTATAGAGGAAAACGACATACGAATTATTTATTCTAATGAATATCACCTCAAGACATATACATCATTGCAGATAGCGGAAGGCCATAAAGACATCAACGACCATGTAATCATTGCCCAAGCCATTTCCGACCAGATACCGCTCATCTCCTCAGACCACGAGTTTAAGAACTACACCGATCAGGGCCTGGACTTTATCTTAAACAGACGATGA
- a CDS encoding integrase core domain-containing protein, which produces MLIEEHYPLTGKPYPKRLIFKVVGYSSSTWYENPTPKTGKRGRKPKHSDEEVLQEIKEEIKKSTFNAEGYLKVKNRMGKRKINALVAGKARVNRIMRENNLLSPYRRPGETNKREHDGTIITDAPNVMWATDGKKFWIDGSGWHWFFGVIDHFNDEIISWHIARKGNRFAAMEPVRAAVRKTFGSVGKDVCKGMKLQLRSDHGSQYDSADFMNEMKFLGLEMSKAFVRSPQCNGIIERFHRTLEEQVLQTETFSSFEEAYNSINQFINDYNTDWILHRLEYCSPVEYREKYAENQRKENDDIPSGNKDPEVQLVLISSGSMPRRNEIALQAMVKGAITYSNTPSINPSV; this is translated from the coding sequence ATGCTGATAGAGGAACATTATCCATTAACCGGGAAACCATATCCGAAGCGTTTGATATTCAAGGTAGTCGGCTACAGCAGCAGCACCTGGTATGAAAACCCTACTCCCAAAACAGGGAAACGGGGCAGAAAACCCAAGCATAGCGATGAAGAGGTTTTACAGGAGATTAAGGAAGAAATTAAGAAGAGTACATTCAACGCTGAAGGTTATCTGAAAGTGAAAAACCGCATGGGTAAAAGGAAGATAAACGCTCTGGTAGCCGGCAAGGCACGTGTGAACCGCATCATGCGGGAAAACAACCTGCTGAGCCCCTACAGAAGGCCCGGGGAGACGAATAAGCGCGAACATGATGGTACTATAATCACGGATGCACCCAATGTCATGTGGGCCACTGATGGGAAGAAGTTCTGGATTGATGGGTCAGGTTGGCATTGGTTCTTTGGTGTGATCGATCACTTTAACGATGAGATTATCTCATGGCATATTGCAAGGAAAGGCAACCGTTTTGCCGCCATGGAGCCTGTTAGGGCCGCTGTACGGAAGACTTTCGGTTCGGTAGGTAAGGATGTGTGTAAAGGAATGAAGTTGCAATTAAGAAGCGACCATGGCTCGCAGTATGACTCTGCTGATTTTATGAATGAAATGAAATTCCTGGGATTGGAGATGTCCAAAGCGTTTGTACGGTCACCGCAATGCAACGGGATAATAGAGCGGTTTCACCGCACCCTGGAAGAACAGGTGTTGCAAACAGAAACATTTTCTTCTTTTGAGGAAGCTTATAACAGTATTAATCAATTTATTAATGATTACAACACGGATTGGATACTTCATAGACTGGAATACTGTTCACCTGTAGAATACAGGGAAAAGTACGCTGAAAACCAGCGAAAAGAAAATGATGACATACCATCGGGCAATAAGGATCCTGAGGTTCAGCTTGTCCTCATTTCAAGTGGCTCAATGCCACGAAGAAATGAAATAGCTCTTCAGGCAATGGTAAAAGGGGCAATTACTTACAGTAACACCCCTTCTATAAATCCTTCGGTATAA
- a CDS encoding sugar phosphate isomerase/epimerase family protein — protein sequence MKTTKMVFIAVSCLLLNAGCAQDSTKTKTEKQGWHLSMQSYTFHLFTVAESLDKTEELGLRFIEIYPGQKMGEGFGDLVFGYDLSMRDQERLRVLAASNRVKIISSGVWTAQREEWEHVFSFAKDMGMEFISAEPAREDWDVVEELAKKHNIKVAVHNHPSENSYWKPEILLGSIGGRDDLLGACVDVGHYKRMGLDPIPSMQQLDGKIIALHFKDIAPQGEAQSLEDVVWGQGILNVKGMMEELKGQNFKGYFTIEYEANWENNLPQIKQSIDYFNQVAEEIL from the coding sequence ATGAAAACAACAAAAATGGTATTTATTGCAGTGTCCTGCCTTTTATTAAATGCCGGATGTGCACAAGACAGTACGAAAACCAAAACGGAAAAACAGGGATGGCATTTATCCATGCAATCCTATACTTTTCATCTGTTTACAGTAGCGGAATCACTGGATAAAACAGAAGAATTGGGACTCCGTTTTATCGAGATCTATCCCGGGCAAAAGATGGGGGAAGGATTCGGAGATCTTGTTTTCGGCTATGATTTAAGTATGAGAGATCAGGAAAGGCTGAGAGTTCTGGCCGCGTCAAATCGTGTCAAAATCATTTCTTCGGGGGTATGGACTGCCCAAAGAGAGGAATGGGAACATGTTTTTTCATTTGCAAAGGACATGGGGATGGAATTTATCAGTGCTGAACCGGCCCGTGAAGATTGGGACGTGGTGGAAGAACTGGCTAAAAAACATAACATCAAAGTGGCTGTCCATAACCACCCAAGTGAGAACTCTTACTGGAAGCCGGAAATATTACTTGGCAGCATTGGGGGAAGGGACGACCTATTAGGAGCCTGCGTTGACGTGGGGCATTATAAAAGGATGGGGCTGGATCCTATTCCTTCCATGCAGCAACTCGACGGGAAGATCATCGCTTTGCATTTCAAGGACATTGCACCGCAGGGAGAAGCACAAAGCCTCGAAGATGTGGTATGGGGACAGGGTATCCTCAACGTGAAAGGAATGATGGAAGAACTGAAGGGGCAAAACTTCAAGGGGTATTTCACGATCGAATACGAGGCGAACTGGGAGAACAACCTACCCCAGATAAAGCAATCCATCGATTATTTCAATCAGGTGGCAGAAGAGATATTATAA
- a CDS encoding SGNH/GDSL hydrolase family protein has translation MNRINTLLVGIFYILSLQLHAQTVYYDADQFPLVGKTSDETETRYERLPAYLKEVCRPPIWNLGKNTSGLAIRFRTNSTAISAKWEVTGDNRMNHMTETGIKGVDLYAWEEGHWQPVKAGLPSGKVNERTIISDMTPQEREYMMFLPLYDGVVSLSIGIDSTAYIKNPELPYPDTTHPILIYGTSITQGGCATRPGMSYTNILARRLNREVINLGFSGNGQLDYEIAELMATRRDASMFILDFIPNVNATQLTEKTRPFFDILRKANPDTPILFVETVIFPHSFYDKNIYETITEKNRLLREEYEKIKREGDKNVYYLANDGLIGSDGEATVDGIHFTDLGFLRFADKLYNTIQHINIQ, from the coding sequence ATGAACAGAATAAATACTCTACTTGTCGGCATTTTCTATATTCTTTCTCTACAACTCCATGCGCAAACAGTGTATTATGATGCGGACCAGTTCCCGTTGGTCGGAAAAACGTCGGACGAGACCGAAACCCGGTACGAGCGGCTTCCGGCCTATCTGAAAGAGGTATGCCGACCGCCGATATGGAACTTGGGAAAAAATACGTCGGGACTGGCAATCCGTTTCAGGACAAACAGTACGGCTATCTCCGCGAAATGGGAGGTGACAGGCGACAACCGGATGAATCATATGACCGAAACGGGCATCAAAGGTGTCGACCTGTATGCATGGGAAGAGGGTCACTGGCAGCCCGTGAAAGCCGGGCTCCCTTCCGGAAAAGTGAACGAACGAACCATTATCTCGGATATGACACCGCAGGAACGGGAATATATGATGTTCCTCCCGCTTTATGACGGAGTGGTTTCCCTTTCGATAGGGATAGACTCTACCGCCTATATCAAAAATCCGGAACTCCCCTATCCCGATACGACTCATCCCATCCTAATTTACGGGACCAGTATTACCCAGGGAGGATGTGCCACGAGACCGGGAATGTCATACACCAATATCCTCGCCCGCCGGTTAAACAGGGAAGTGATCAACCTGGGGTTCAGCGGAAACGGGCAGCTCGATTATGAGATTGCGGAATTAATGGCAACCCGCAGGGATGCATCAATGTTTATCCTCGATTTTATTCCCAATGTCAATGCTACGCAGCTGACAGAAAAAACAAGGCCTTTTTTCGATATATTGCGCAAAGCAAACCCCGATACCCCGATCCTTTTCGTGGAGACAGTTATTTTTCCCCATTCGTTTTACGATAAAAACATCTATGAAACCATAACGGAAAAGAACAGGCTGCTGAGGGAAGAATATGAAAAGATCAAACGTGAGGGAGATAAAAATGTATATTATCTGGCAAATGACGGCCTGATCGGCAGTGACGGGGAAGCCACAGTGGACGGTATCCACTTCACCGACTTGGGCTTTCTACGCTTTGCCGATAAATTGTATAATACTATCCAACATATCAACATTCAATAA
- a CDS encoding DUF4434 domain-containing protein — MQHNRRDFIRKAALAGASVAAIPALSACNGDGKSSLAGDNRSNIYKNNELKSKLIVPENNGIQITGTFLDEISHDIPHQNWGEAEWDLDFQYMKAIGIDTVIMIRSGYRKFITYPSEYLLNKGCFMPSVDLVDMYLRLAEKHGMKFYFGLYDSGHYWATGDMSHEIEDNKYVIDEVWKNYGEKYKSFGGWYVSGEISRATKGAIGAFYAMGKQCKDVSGGLPTFISPWIDGKKAVAASGSALTKEEAVSIQQHEKEWDEIFAGIHEVVDAVAFQDGHIDYDELDAFFTVNKKLADKYGMQCWTNAESFDRDMPIKFLPIKFDKLRMKLEAAQRCGYDKAITFEFSHFMSPQSAYLQAGNLYNRYKEYFNL; from the coding sequence ATGCAGCACAACAGAAGAGACTTTATCAGGAAAGCCGCCCTTGCCGGCGCTTCGGTAGCGGCTATTCCCGCATTATCTGCTTGCAACGGCGACGGGAAATCATCCTTAGCAGGTGATAATCGTTCCAACATATATAAAAACAATGAGTTGAAAAGTAAACTCATTGTACCTGAAAATAACGGAATACAAATAACCGGCACATTCCTGGATGAGATATCCCACGATATTCCCCATCAGAACTGGGGAGAGGCGGAATGGGACCTGGATTTCCAGTATATGAAGGCCATCGGTATCGATACGGTGATCATGATCCGCTCCGGATACAGGAAATTTATTACCTACCCGTCGGAATATTTATTGAACAAAGGATGTTTCATGCCGTCGGTTGACCTGGTGGATATGTACCTGCGCCTCGCGGAAAAACATGGGATGAAGTTTTATTTCGGGCTGTACGACTCCGGCCACTATTGGGCCACCGGTGATATGTCGCACGAAATCGAAGACAACAAGTATGTGATCGACGAAGTCTGGAAAAACTACGGCGAAAAATATAAGAGTTTCGGAGGATGGTATGTGAGCGGTGAAATAAGCCGCGCCACAAAAGGGGCCATCGGTGCTTTCTACGCCATGGGCAAGCAGTGCAAAGATGTTTCCGGAGGACTACCTACATTTATCTCGCCATGGATCGACGGTAAAAAGGCAGTAGCAGCAAGCGGCTCAGCACTTACCAAAGAGGAAGCGGTCTCGATCCAACAACATGAGAAAGAGTGGGATGAGATATTTGCGGGGATTCACGAGGTGGTCGATGCCGTGGCATTCCAGGACGGACATATCGATTATGACGAACTGGACGCTTTCTTCACGGTAAACAAAAAGCTGGCCGACAAATACGGTATGCAATGCTGGACAAACGCCGAGTCGTTCGACCGCGACATGCCTATTAAATTTCTACCGATCAAATTCGATAAGCTCCGGATGAAACTGGAGGCAGCCCAACGTTGTGGCTACGACAAAGCGATCACCTTCGAGTTCTCCCATTTTATGAGTCCGCAGTCGGCCTATCTCCAGGCAGGGAATCTATACAACCGGTATAAGGAATATTTTAATCTTTAA
- a CDS encoding sugar porter family MFS transporter, which produces MQKAENISSYVIFLSVVAALGGFLFGYDTAVISGTVSQVTSQFGLTTLQSGWYVGCALIGSISGVLFAGALSDYFGRKKTMLLSAVLFTTSALGCAVAPDFNQLVIWRIVGGVGIGIVSIVCPLYISEISPASHRGRMVSLYQLAVTVGFLGAYLANYYLLNFSTGFTSSNSILHQIFGTEIWRGMLGVETIPAMMFFIIIFFIPESPRWLIVKGKDETASGILSKIYTKASEVSFQINETKQMLESDVKSDWKLLLTPGIFRAVLIGCAIAILGQFMGVNAVLYYGPSIFETSGLSSGDSLFYQSLIGLVNMGTTVLALLIIDKVGRKKLVYIGVSGMIVSLILIGIYFLKGESLGMSSIFLLGCFLAYIFFTAGSISAVIFVFLSEMYPTRIRGLAMSIAGFSLWVGTYLIGQLTPWMLENATPAGTFFLFAFMCIPYMLIVWKLMPETAGKSLEDIERFWLKKK; this is translated from the coding sequence ATGCAGAAAGCAGAGAATATTAGCAGTTATGTGATCTTTCTTTCCGTTGTAGCGGCATTAGGCGGTTTCCTTTTCGGGTATGATACCGCCGTGATTTCGGGAACGGTGTCCCAGGTGACAAGTCAGTTTGGTTTGACAACGCTCCAAAGCGGCTGGTATGTCGGTTGCGCGCTGATAGGCTCAATCAGTGGGGTTCTCTTTGCCGGAGCTTTGAGTGATTATTTCGGGCGTAAAAAGACAATGCTACTATCAGCGGTATTATTTACCACCTCGGCATTGGGATGCGCCGTTGCCCCCGACTTTAACCAACTGGTCATTTGGCGAATTGTAGGAGGGGTAGGTATCGGTATTGTATCGATTGTTTGTCCGCTCTATATCTCAGAGATTTCCCCCGCTTCCCATCGCGGCAGAATGGTTTCCCTCTACCAGCTTGCGGTCACAGTAGGCTTTCTGGGTGCCTATCTGGCAAATTACTATCTGCTAAATTTCTCTACAGGATTTACCTCATCAAACTCGATATTGCATCAAATCTTCGGGACAGAGATCTGGCGTGGAATGCTCGGTGTCGAAACCATTCCGGCCATGATGTTCTTTATTATTATCTTTTTCATTCCCGAAAGCCCCCGCTGGTTGATAGTGAAAGGGAAAGACGAAACCGCATCGGGAATACTCTCTAAGATTTACACCAAAGCATCGGAAGTCTCTTTCCAGATCAATGAGACCAAACAGATGTTGGAATCGGATGTAAAATCGGATTGGAAACTACTTCTCACGCCGGGCATCTTCCGTGCGGTACTGATCGGTTGTGCCATCGCCATCCTGGGACAATTTATGGGTGTCAATGCCGTGCTGTACTATGGCCCGTCCATCTTCGAGACAAGCGGGCTTTCAAGCGGTGATTCCCTGTTCTACCAATCATTGATAGGCCTTGTCAATATGGGGACCACGGTACTTGCCCTCCTTATCATAGACAAGGTAGGCCGGAAAAAACTGGTTTATATCGGCGTTTCGGGTATGATCGTATCTTTGATCCTTATCGGGATTTATTTCCTGAAAGGTGAATCGTTGGGCATGTCGAGTATATTTTTGCTGGGCTGTTTCCTTGCTTATATTTTCTTTACGGCAGGATCCATCAGCGCGGTAATCTTCGTATTCCTTTCCGAGATGTACCCTACCAGGATAAGGGGACTGGCCATGTCTATCGCGGGATTTTCCCTGTGGGTCGGCACTTACCTTATAGGACAGCTCACTCCGTGGATGCTTGAAAACGCTACCCCTGCCGGCACGTTCTTCCTGTTCGCATTCATGTGCATCCCCTATATGCTTATCGTATGGAAACTGATGCCCGAGACCGCCGGTAAATCACTCGAAGATATCGAAAGATTCTGGTTAAAAAAGAAATAA
- a CDS encoding sialidase family protein: protein MKRIILSFLLACFIFTIQATDTIYIKQTKIPVLIDRLDNVLFYVRIDARNSKTLDEIKLRFAEDTHPDEIASVKLYYGGTEAPERLGNIHYAPVQYISSHNAQGKTREAIPSYSIKVNEQQSPSGEVVFKPEYKLFPGINYFWVSLQMKPNTSLLSTVGVDLVSAKLDGKNAPVTSQDKPAAHRMGIGVRHAGDDGAAAYRIPGLATSNKGSLLAVYDVRYNNSVDLQEYIDVGLSRSTDKGQSWEEMRLPLSFGEYGGLPKAQNGVGDPAILVDTKSGTIWIIALWTHGMGNRRAWHNSQAGMDINETGQLVLTKSTDDGKTWSDPINITQQVKDPSWRLLLQGPGRGITMQDGTLVFPIQFIDSTSVPFAGIMYSKDSGETWKIHNPARSNTTEAQVAETAPGVLMLNMRDNRGGSRAVSTTGDLGLTWTEHPSSRKVLQEPVCMASLLQVDAKDNVLNRDILLFSNPNSTKERNKITIKASLDGGISFPEEYQLLLDEDHGWGYSCLTMIDKETIGIIYESSVAHMTFQAIKLTDIIRK from the coding sequence ATGAAAAGAATTATTTTAAGTTTCCTGCTTGCCTGTTTCATTTTCACCATCCAGGCCACAGATACGATATATATAAAACAAACAAAAATTCCCGTTTTAATAGACAGGTTGGATAATGTATTGTTTTACGTCCGGATAGATGCCCGAAATTCAAAAACGCTGGATGAGATCAAACTCAGGTTTGCCGAAGATACTCATCCGGACGAAATAGCATCCGTAAAATTGTATTACGGTGGTACTGAAGCGCCGGAACGGCTGGGAAATATCCACTATGCGCCGGTACAGTATATTTCAAGTCATAACGCGCAGGGGAAAACTCGTGAGGCAATCCCATCCTATTCCATTAAAGTAAACGAGCAGCAATCACCGTCCGGCGAAGTGGTGTTTAAACCGGAATATAAACTGTTTCCGGGCATTAACTATTTCTGGGTGAGCTTGCAGATGAAACCTAATACTTCGCTTCTTTCTACGGTTGGGGTAGATCTTGTTTCGGCTAAACTCGACGGGAAGAATGCACCTGTAACAAGCCAGGATAAACCGGCAGCACATCGCATGGGAATCGGGGTACGCCATGCCGGCGACGATGGCGCAGCCGCTTATCGTATCCCGGGATTAGCCACGAGCAATAAAGGCTCATTGCTGGCAGTGTATGATGTCCGCTATAATAACAGTGTTGATCTGCAGGAATATATAGATGTAGGATTAAGTAGAAGTACCGATAAGGGACAGTCCTGGGAAGAGATGCGTCTTCCTTTGAGCTTCGGCGAATATGGGGGATTACCGAAAGCACAGAATGGCGTAGGCGATCCCGCGATATTAGTGGATACAAAAAGCGGCACAATCTGGATCATTGCACTATGGACACACGGCATGGGGAACAGGCGTGCATGGCACAACTCCCAGGCCGGAATGGATATAAATGAAACCGGACAACTTGTGCTTACAAAAAGTACTGATGACGGTAAAACCTGGTCTGATCCTATCAATATCACACAACAGGTGAAAGATCCGTCATGGAGGCTTTTACTACAAGGCCCCGGAAGAGGTATCACCATGCAGGACGGGACGCTGGTCTTTCCGATACAATTTATCGACTCCACTTCCGTTCCCTTTGCCGGCATCATGTATAGCAAAGACAGCGGTGAAACATGGAAAATCCATAACCCGGCACGCTCGAACACGACGGAAGCACAAGTAGCTGAAACAGCTCCGGGAGTACTTATGCTGAATATGCGGGATAACCGGGGTGGTAGCCGTGCCGTTTCAACAACCGGAGACCTGGGATTGACATGGACGGAACATCCTTCATCCCGTAAAGTGCTACAGGAGCCAGTCTGTATGGCCAGCCTTTTACAGGTAGATGCCAAAGATAATGTACTGAACAGGGATATCTTATTGTTCTCCAACCCAAATTCTACCAAGGAACGGAATAAGATAACGATTAAAGCCAGCCTGGATGGTGGCATCTCTTTTCCTGAAGAGTATCAGTTACTGCTCGATGAGGATCACGGATGGGGATATTCGTGCCTGACGATGATCGACAAAGAGACCATTGGTATTATATACGAAAGCAGTGTGGCCCATATGACATTCCAGGCCATAAAACTGACTGATATTATCAGGAAATAG